The Entelurus aequoreus isolate RoL-2023_Sb linkage group LG11, RoL_Eaeq_v1.1, whole genome shotgun sequence genome includes the window cagagcTTCTCAAAAAGTAAATTAACAACAAGACCTGCGCTCCATTATTTTATATCAATAAGTACATGTCATACTAACCTTACTGTGTGATTATTATAGCTGAAATTAAGCATTGTTTTCAAATATTGAGTAATATATGACTAAAATGAAGAAGCAAACTAGTtttgttatatattgtgtataaataCACTGGGGGTACACAATTATTGGTCACTGTTCAGTTTAAATACAGCAACCCGTGGTTTGAAACTAGAAggtgtaatacatatatatatatatatacatatatatatatatatatatatatatatatatatatacatatatatatacatatatatatatatatatatatatatatatatatatatatatatatacatatatatatatatatatatatatatacatatatatatatatatatatatatatatatatatatatatatatatatacatacatgtatatatatatatatatatacatgtatatatatatatatatatatacatatatatatatatatatatatatatatatatatacatgtatatacatatatatatacatatatatatatatacatatatacatatatatatatatatatatatatacacatatatatatatatgtatatacatatacatatatacatatatatatatatatatacatatacatatatacatatacatatatatatatacatatatatatatatatatacatatatatatatatatatatatatgtatatatatacatgtatatatatatatatatatatatatatatatatatatatatatatatatatgcatgaaatacttgactttcagtgaattctagctatgtatatatatatatatatatatatatatatatatatatatatatatatatatatatatatatatatatatatatatatatatatatatatatatatatatatatatatatatatatattgtttggggtcacccaaacaattttgtggaatagccttcatttctaagaacaagaatagactgtagagtttcagatgaaagttctctttttctggccattttgagcgtttaattgaccccacaaatgtgatgctccagaaactcaatctgctcaaaggaaggtcagttttgtagctcctgtaacgagctaaactgttttcagatgtgtgaacatgattgcacaagggttttctaatcatcaattagccttctgagccaatgagcaaacacattgtaccattagaacactggagtgatagttgctggaaatgggcctctatacacctatgtagatattgcaccaaaaaccagacatttgcagctagaatagtcatttaccacattagcaatgtatagagtgtatttcttcaaagttaagactagtttaaagttatcttcattgaaaagtacagtgcttttccttcaaaaataaggacatttcaatgtgaccccaaacttttcaacggtagtgtatatatatatatatacatacacacacacacagtatatatagggGTGTCtattatatatacaaaacccaaaagcagtgaagttgtcacattgtgtaaatggtaaataaaaagagaatacaatgatttgcaaatccttttcaacttatattcaattgaatagactgcaaagacaagatatttcatgttcacactgagaaacttcacttttttttagcaaaaaatcatgaacttagaatttaatggcagcaacacattgcaaaaaaggcatttttaccactgtgttacatggcctttccttttaacaacactcagtaaaggtttgggaactgaggaggcaCATTTTtgatgtggaattctttcccattcttgcttgatgtacagcaggggtgtccaaactttttccactgagggccgcacacggaaaaaattaaagcatgcgggggccattttgatattttacattttcaaaccgtaacaaaatatgtggattttgtttgtttttacctttagggctcccggggaccataaagggtctaagtcattaaaatgttaaaaacaagtcaaattatttttttttaatttatataacgcttacagtaaatctgtacagtatatcaacttcaggttgatataaagtttacaaaaacaaaaaggttttatgccttttctgtcaaagacaacttagtttgttataataaaactgaaatatgcagtatttcccccactgcccaaaacattcagaaagcaatgtttgatgtgaagtaattagagccttagaaatatcaataatgcaagacaccattgattttaattcattattatttttgagtaatcacagtgaaaagataaatacaatcccattaaatatatttgggatccaaaagttgccccactcagaaagtgatatatttttattagtttttttatatactttcaacacttaagttacgagctcaacttcagatatatctgtccattttacgtttgaagtattatttttgtttgttttatgctcttttgtcaaataaaatgttgatgtttttgtatggcaaccacacaatgtatgcaatatttcccacataaaacattttaaagtgaaatatttgaaataaatggagccttgaataggtcaataattcattataacattgttttgttagtttttttggagcaatggcaaaaaaagaaaaaagaaagaaagacaaaagtaaaaaaaaaaaacaaagcctgcatggtagctttgtgtcaacattgcaactttttctagttagatttcacctcattccactttttaaatgttttttaaatttttgcaatagcatttccagaatgtgtggcgggccggtaaacaattagctgcgggccgcaaatgggcctccgggccgcactttggacacccctgatgtacagcttaagttgttcaacagtctcccttctcatattttagccttaatattgcaccacacattttcaatgtctggactacaggcaggccagtctagtacctgcactcttttactattactttgcatcgtcttgctgaaataagcaggggcgtccatgataacgttgcttggatggcaacatatgttgctccaaaagctgtatgtacctttcagcattaatggtgccttcacagatgtgtaagttgggcactaatacacccccataccatcacacatgctgccttttacactttgcgcctagaacaatccggatggttcttttcctctttggtccggaggacacgacgtccacagtttcccgaaaacaatttgaaatgtggactcgacagaaccacagaacacttttccactttgcgtcagtccgtcttagatgagctcgggcccagcgaagccggcggagtttctgggtgttgttgataaatgggtttagctttgcatagtagagttttaacttgcacttacggatgtagcgacaaactgtagttactgacagtggttttctgaagtgttcctgagcccatgtggtgatatcctttacacaccgatgtcgctttttgatgcagtaccgcatgaggaatccaaggtgcgtaatatcatggcttacgtgcagtgatttctccagattctctgaaccttttgatgatattacggagcgtagatggtgaaatccctaaattccttgcaatagctggttgagaaatgtccttcttaaacaatttgctcaggcatttgttgacaaagcggtgaccctcgccccgtccttgtttgtgaacgactgagcatttcacggaagctgctttttcacccaatcatggcacccacctgttcccaattagccatgttcacctgtgggatgttccaaagaagtgtttgatgggcattcctcaactttctcagtcttttttgccacttgtgccagcttttttgaaacatgctgcaggcatcaaattccaaatgagctaatatttgcaaaaaaataggtGTTAGAAAAGAACTTTCTCGACACAAACATGAAACTATTAACAATAAATTCAAGGGGGGGCATGAAAATAAGTCAGTCCCTTTtgggggggcgtgacagaaagTAATTAATAGTGGGACGGGCCCCCCGGGGGGGGCACCATGAGATGTCGGAGgaaagggggcgtgagaggcaatgtcTTAATAGCATCTTCagtaaagaactatcttgacacatCCAGATGGAAAACATCAGGaggagggggggcgtgaaaaaccCTTCTTCCCCCTAAGGGGGGTCGTGAGAGAAAATAAATGGTTGAAATAAAAGCAACATGTCTTCTCTTTGTGCAGAAATGGCACACAAGTACGACGGCTTGTCCCACTGCAGGCTGGCCTTGGTCTTCGCGGTGCTGATGGACCTCCTGGGGGTGATCTCCCTGCTCTTGGGGGTCTTCGCCCCCCTGGAGATCCGCGGACGAGACTTCGGGGATCTCCTGGTGTACTCGGGGGCTCTGCTGGTGCTGCTGTCCTTGGCGGGCTGGGTGCTGTGGTACAGCGGCAACATCGAGGGCCTGACCTCCAGGAAGGAGCTGGGGGGCCCCATGGGCGGAGCCGTGGACCGCCTGGCTCGGTCCCTGAGCAGGAGGATACGTCTGCCCAGGACACACAGCAGCCCGACGTAGACGCGCGCTTCAAGGAGTGCCACTGCTTCAAAAAAGAAATTTCAATACGAGGCTGAAGTGAGCTTCTTCTTCAAAAGGGGCCGATACTGATGCTCGATGCCAGACTGATATCGTTCACTTGAAATGTTACTAAGTAAAATACATGTGGGGTGTCCCACAGGGGTCAATCCTGGGTCCGCTACTTCTTAATCATGTACGttataaacaggaagtgctttttTGAGGGATAACTTGCAAAAATGAACTTGGAGAAAAGCACTTTCGTGTTGTTTGGAAGTCAGAAATGAGTGTCAGATTGGAAATTTGATAACAGAGATTGGAAGATTAGAAAAGTAagtgaatcaaaataaatacaattagaaactaaataagaaaaaaataaaattaatatttctatattttatttgtaaaaatacagtaaataaaaggggtgtaacagtacacaaaaatgttggttcggtacgtacctcggtttagaggtcacggtccggttcattttcggtacagtaatgcctggttcacaccaacggcgctttccgcgctttaaagcggcgagcaaagcgccgtcatttttgtcaatttttccacgaatatcccgatctccgaagtaatgttatgctttgatacgctctgatacgaattagttg containing:
- the LOC133660575 gene encoding transmembrane protein 238-like yields the protein MAHKYDGLSHCRLALVFAVLMDLLGVISLLLGVFAPLEIRGRDFGDLLVYSGALLVLLSLAGWVLWYSGNIEGLTSRKELGGPMGGAVDRLARSLSRRIRLPRTHSSPT